One segment of Anguilla anguilla isolate fAngAng1 chromosome 1, fAngAng1.pri, whole genome shotgun sequence DNA contains the following:
- the LOC118233373 gene encoding tyrosine-protein kinase Fyn-like isoform X5, with amino-acid sequence MLDCDTYIASLQAICGVTLFVALYDYEARTENDLSFRKGEKFQILNSAEGDWWEALSLTTGGTGYIPSNYVAPADSIQSLSAFGNQQCSLALPHLYARNGMLDCDTYIASLQAICGVTLFVALYDYEARTEDDLSFRKGEKFQILNSAEGDWWEARSLTTGGTGYIPCNYVAPVDSILSLSAFGNQQCSPALPHLYARNFMLNCDTYIASLQAICGVTLFVALYDYEARTEDDLSFRKGEKFQILNSAEGDWWEACSLTTGGTGYIPSNYVAPVDSIQSLSAFGNQQCSPALPHLYARNVMLDCDTYIASLQAICGMTLFVALYDYEARTEDDLSFRKGEKFQILNSAEGDWWEARSLTTGGTGYIPSNYVASVDSIQAEDWYFGKLGRTDAERQLLSSGNPRGTFLIRESETTKGAFSLSIRDWDDIKGDHVKHYIIHKLDSGGYYIATRVQFETLQQLVQHYSERAAGLCCRLVAPCHKGMPRLADLSVKTKDMWEIPRESLQFIEYLGSGQSGEVWMGTWNGITTVAVKMLKPGTMSPESFLEEAQIMKKLRHDKLVQLYAVVPKEPINIVTEYMSKGSLLDFLKNGEGRTLKLPNLVDIAAQVAAGMAYIERMNYIHRDLRSANILVGDSLVCKIADFGLARLIEDNEYTARQGLLLGEKIPIKWTAPEAALYGKFTIKSDVWSFGILLTELVTKGREPYPGMNKQEVLEQVERGYRMPCPQDCPSSLHELMLKCWKKEPEERPTFEYLQAFLEDYLTTEPQYQPGDNL; translated from the exons ATGCTGGATTGTGACACTTACATTGCAAGCTTACAAGCTATCTGCG GCGTGACTCTGTTTGTGGCTCTGTACGATTATGAAGCTCGGACAGAGAATGACCTCAGCTTCAGGAAAGGGGAGAAGTTTCAGATTCTCAACAGCGC TGAAGGGGATTGGTgggaggctctctctctcactacagGTGGTACTGGCTACATTCCCAGTAACTACGTGGCTCCAGCCGACTCcatacagtctctctctgcatTCGGCAACCAACAGTGTTCCCTGGCACTGCCGCATCTATATGCCAGGAATGGCATGCTGGATTGTGACACTTACATTGCAAGCTTACAAGCTATCTGCG GCGTGACTCTGTTTGTGGCTCTGTACGATTATGAAGCTCGGACAGAGGATGACCTCAGCTTCAGGAAAGGGGAGAAGTTTCAGATTCTCAACAGCGC TGAAGGGGATTGGTGGGAGGCTCGCTCTCTCACTACAGGTGGTACTGGCTACATTCCCTGTAACTACGTGGCTCCAGTCGACTCcatactgtctctctctgcattcGGCAACCAACagtgttccccggcactgccgcatctaTATGCCAGGAATTTCATGCTGAATTGTGACACTTACATCGCAAGCTTACAAGCTATCTGCG GCGTGACTCTGTTTGTGGCTCTGTACGATTATGAAGCTCGGACAGAGGATGACCTCAGCTTCAGGAAAGGGGAGAAGTTTCAGATTCTCAACAGCGC TGAAGGGGATTGGTGGGAGGCTTGCTCTCTCACTACAGGTGGTACTGGCTACATTCCCAGTAACTACGTGGCTCCAGTCGACTCcatacagtctctctctgcatTCGGCAACCAACagtgttccccggcactgccgcatctaTATGCCAGGAATGTCATGCTGGATTGTGACACTTACATTGCAAGCTTACAAGCTATCTGCG GCATGACTCTGTTTGTGGCTCTGTACGATTATGAAGCTCGGACAGAGGATGACCTCAGCTTCAGGAAAGGGGAGAAGTTTCAGATTCTCAACAGCGC TGAAGGGGATTGGTGGGAGGCTCGCTCTCTCACTACAGGTGGTACTGGCTACATTCCCAGTAACTATGTGGCTTCAGTCGACTCCATACAGGCTGAGGA CTGGTACTTTGGTAAACTCGGCCGAACGGACGCGGAGAGACAGCTGCTCTCCAGTGGAAACCCGCGGGGTACCTTCCTTATCCGGGAAAGTGAAACCACCAAAG GGGCCTTCTCATTGTCCATACGAGATTGGGATGACATTAAAGGAGACCACGTGAAGCATTACATAATCCACAAGCTGGACAGTGGAGGGTATTACATCGCCACCAGAGTCCAGTTTGAGACACTGCAACAGCTCGTCCAGCATTACTCAG AGAGGGCCGCGGGGCTGTGCTGTCGCCTGGTGGCCCCCTGCCACAAGGGCATGCCTCGCCTGGCCGACCTGTCAGTCAAAACCAAAGACATGTGGGAGATCCCGCGGGAGTCGCTGCAGTTCATCGAGTACCTGGGGAGCGGCCAGTCTGGGGAGGTCTGGATGG GGACGTGGAACGGGATCACCACGGTGGCGGTGAAGATGCTGAAGCCGGGCACCATGTCGCCTGAATCCTTCTTAGAGGAGGCCCAGATCATGAAGAAGCTCCGGCACGACAAGCTGGTGCAGCTGTACGCCGTGGTGCCCAAGGAGCCAATCAACATCGTCACTGAGTACATGagcaaag GAAGTTTGCTGGATTTTCTAAAGAATGGTGAAGGACGGACACTGAAGCTACCCAACCTGGTTGACATCGCGGCACAG GTGGCCGCAGGCATGGCGTACATCGAGAGGATGAACTACATCCACAGGGACCTCCGATCTGCCAACATCCTGGTGGGCGACAGCCTTGTGTGCAAGATTGCTGACTTCGGCCTGGCCAGGCTGATCGAGGACAATGAGTACACAGCCCGACAAG GGCTGCTTTTAGGCGAAAAGATCCCCATCAAGTGGACCGCGCCTGAAGCTGCACTGTACGGAAAGTTCACCATCAAATCGGATGTGTGGTCGTTCGGGATCCTGCTGACAGAGCTGGTGACCAAGGGGAGGGAACCATATCCAG GGATGAATAaacaggaggtgctggagcaggTGGAGCGGGGATACAGGATGCCCTGCCCTCAAGACTGTCCCAGCTCTCTGCACGAGCTCATGCTAAAGTGCTGGAAGAAGGAACCTGAGGAACGGCCCACCTTTGAGTATCTGCAGGCCTTCCTGGAGGACTACCTCACCACAGAGCCACAGTACCAGCCTGGGGACAACCtctaa
- the LOC118233373 gene encoding tyrosine-protein kinase Fyn-like isoform X7 has translation MAFILFCVCVGALSLSAFGNQQCSLALPHLYARNGMLDCDTYIASLQAICGVTLFVALYDYEARTEDDLSFRKGEKFQILNSAEGDWWEARSLTTGGTGYIPCNYVAPVDSILSLSAFGNQQCSPALPHLYARNFMLNCDTYIASLQAICGVTLFVALYDYEARTEDDLSFRKGEKFQILNSAEGDWWEACSLTTGGTGYIPSNYVAPVDSIQSLSAFGNQQCSPALPHLYARNVMLDCDTYIASLQAICGMTLFVALYDYEARTEDDLSFRKGEKFQILNSAEGDWWEARSLTTGGTGYIPSNYVASVDSIQAEDWYFGKLGRTDAERQLLSSGNPRGTFLIRESETTKGAFSLSIRDWDDIKGDHVKHYIIHKLDSGGYYIATRVQFETLQQLVQHYSERAAGLCCRLVAPCHKGMPRLADLSVKTKDMWEIPRESLQFIEYLGSGQSGEVWMGTWNGITTVAVKMLKPGTMSPESFLEEAQIMKKLRHDKLVQLYAVVPKEPINIVTEYMSKGSLLDFLKNGEGRTLKLPNLVDIAAQVAAGMAYIERMNYIHRDLRSANILVGDSLVCKIADFGLARLIEDNEYTARQGLLLGEKIPIKWTAPEAALYGKFTIKSDVWSFGILLTELVTKGREPYPGMNKQEVLEQVERGYRMPCPQDCPSSLHELMLKCWKKEPEERPTFEYLQAFLEDYLTTEPQYQPGDNL, from the exons atggcatttattttattttgtgtttgtgtgggtgcgct gtctctctctgcatTCGGCAACCAACAGTGTTCCCTGGCACTGCCGCATCTATATGCCAGGAATGGCATGCTGGATTGTGACACTTACATTGCAAGCTTACAAGCTATCTGCG GCGTGACTCTGTTTGTGGCTCTGTACGATTATGAAGCTCGGACAGAGGATGACCTCAGCTTCAGGAAAGGGGAGAAGTTTCAGATTCTCAACAGCGC TGAAGGGGATTGGTGGGAGGCTCGCTCTCTCACTACAGGTGGTACTGGCTACATTCCCTGTAACTACGTGGCTCCAGTCGACTCcatactgtctctctctgcattcGGCAACCAACagtgttccccggcactgccgcatctaTATGCCAGGAATTTCATGCTGAATTGTGACACTTACATCGCAAGCTTACAAGCTATCTGCG GCGTGACTCTGTTTGTGGCTCTGTACGATTATGAAGCTCGGACAGAGGATGACCTCAGCTTCAGGAAAGGGGAGAAGTTTCAGATTCTCAACAGCGC TGAAGGGGATTGGTGGGAGGCTTGCTCTCTCACTACAGGTGGTACTGGCTACATTCCCAGTAACTACGTGGCTCCAGTCGACTCcatacagtctctctctgcatTCGGCAACCAACagtgttccccggcactgccgcatctaTATGCCAGGAATGTCATGCTGGATTGTGACACTTACATTGCAAGCTTACAAGCTATCTGCG GCATGACTCTGTTTGTGGCTCTGTACGATTATGAAGCTCGGACAGAGGATGACCTCAGCTTCAGGAAAGGGGAGAAGTTTCAGATTCTCAACAGCGC TGAAGGGGATTGGTGGGAGGCTCGCTCTCTCACTACAGGTGGTACTGGCTACATTCCCAGTAACTATGTGGCTTCAGTCGACTCCATACAGGCTGAGGA CTGGTACTTTGGTAAACTCGGCCGAACGGACGCGGAGAGACAGCTGCTCTCCAGTGGAAACCCGCGGGGTACCTTCCTTATCCGGGAAAGTGAAACCACCAAAG GGGCCTTCTCATTGTCCATACGAGATTGGGATGACATTAAAGGAGACCACGTGAAGCATTACATAATCCACAAGCTGGACAGTGGAGGGTATTACATCGCCACCAGAGTCCAGTTTGAGACACTGCAACAGCTCGTCCAGCATTACTCAG AGAGGGCCGCGGGGCTGTGCTGTCGCCTGGTGGCCCCCTGCCACAAGGGCATGCCTCGCCTGGCCGACCTGTCAGTCAAAACCAAAGACATGTGGGAGATCCCGCGGGAGTCGCTGCAGTTCATCGAGTACCTGGGGAGCGGCCAGTCTGGGGAGGTCTGGATGG GGACGTGGAACGGGATCACCACGGTGGCGGTGAAGATGCTGAAGCCGGGCACCATGTCGCCTGAATCCTTCTTAGAGGAGGCCCAGATCATGAAGAAGCTCCGGCACGACAAGCTGGTGCAGCTGTACGCCGTGGTGCCCAAGGAGCCAATCAACATCGTCACTGAGTACATGagcaaag GAAGTTTGCTGGATTTTCTAAAGAATGGTGAAGGACGGACACTGAAGCTACCCAACCTGGTTGACATCGCGGCACAG GTGGCCGCAGGCATGGCGTACATCGAGAGGATGAACTACATCCACAGGGACCTCCGATCTGCCAACATCCTGGTGGGCGACAGCCTTGTGTGCAAGATTGCTGACTTCGGCCTGGCCAGGCTGATCGAGGACAATGAGTACACAGCCCGACAAG GGCTGCTTTTAGGCGAAAAGATCCCCATCAAGTGGACCGCGCCTGAAGCTGCACTGTACGGAAAGTTCACCATCAAATCGGATGTGTGGTCGTTCGGGATCCTGCTGACAGAGCTGGTGACCAAGGGGAGGGAACCATATCCAG GGATGAATAaacaggaggtgctggagcaggTGGAGCGGGGATACAGGATGCCCTGCCCTCAAGACTGTCCCAGCTCTCTGCACGAGCTCATGCTAAAGTGCTGGAAGAAGGAACCTGAGGAACGGCCCACCTTTGAGTATCTGCAGGCCTTCCTGGAGGACTACCTCACCACAGAGCCACAGTACCAGCCTGGGGACAACCtctaa
- the LOC118233373 gene encoding tyrosine-protein kinase Fyn-like isoform X2 → MGCVQCKDKEVAKLTDDRDTSIAQNSGYRYGADPTPQHYPSFGVTAIPNFNNFHAPVSQGVAVFGGVNSSSRTGTLRSRGGTGVTLFVALYDYEARTENDLSFRKGEKFQILNSAEGDWWEALSLTTGGTGYIPSNYVAPADSIQSLSAFGNQQCSLALPHLYARNGMLDCDTYIASLQAICGVTLFVALYDYEARTEDDLSFRKGEKFQILNSAEGDWWEARSLTTGGTGYIPCNYVAPVDSILSLSAFGNQQCSPALPHLYARNFMLNCDTYIASLQAICGVTLFVALYDYEARTEDDLSFRKGEKFQILNSAEGDWWEACSLTTGGTGYIPSNYVAPVDSIQSLSAFGNQQCSPALPHLYARNVMLDCDTYIASLQAICGMTLFVALYDYEARTEDDLSFRKGEKFQILNSAEGDWWEARSLTTGGTGYIPSNYVASVDSIQAEDWYFGKLGRTDAERQLLSSGNPRGTFLIRESETTKGAFSLSIRDWDDIKGDHVKHYIIHKLDSGGYYIATRVQFETLQQLVQHYSERAAGLCCRLVAPCHKGMPRLADLSVKTKDMWEIPRESLQFIEYLGSGQSGEVWMGTWNGITTVAVKMLKPGTMSPESFLEEAQIMKKLRHDKLVQLYAVVPKEPINIVTEYMSKGSLLDFLKNGEGRTLKLPNLVDIAAQVAAGMAYIERMNYIHRDLRSANILVGDSLVCKIADFGLARLIEDNEYTARQGLLLGEKIPIKWTAPEAALYGKFTIKSDVWSFGILLTELVTKGREPYPGMNKQEVLEQVERGYRMPCPQDCPSSLHELMLKCWKKEPEERPTFEYLQAFLEDYLTTEPQYQPGDNL, encoded by the exons GCGTGACTCTGTTTGTGGCTCTGTACGATTATGAAGCTCGGACAGAGAATGACCTCAGCTTCAGGAAAGGGGAGAAGTTTCAGATTCTCAACAGCGC TGAAGGGGATTGGTgggaggctctctctctcactacagGTGGTACTGGCTACATTCCCAGTAACTACGTGGCTCCAGCCGACTCcatacagtctctctctgcatTCGGCAACCAACAGTGTTCCCTGGCACTGCCGCATCTATATGCCAGGAATGGCATGCTGGATTGTGACACTTACATTGCAAGCTTACAAGCTATCTGCG GCGTGACTCTGTTTGTGGCTCTGTACGATTATGAAGCTCGGACAGAGGATGACCTCAGCTTCAGGAAAGGGGAGAAGTTTCAGATTCTCAACAGCGC TGAAGGGGATTGGTGGGAGGCTCGCTCTCTCACTACAGGTGGTACTGGCTACATTCCCTGTAACTACGTGGCTCCAGTCGACTCcatactgtctctctctgcattcGGCAACCAACagtgttccccggcactgccgcatctaTATGCCAGGAATTTCATGCTGAATTGTGACACTTACATCGCAAGCTTACAAGCTATCTGCG GCGTGACTCTGTTTGTGGCTCTGTACGATTATGAAGCTCGGACAGAGGATGACCTCAGCTTCAGGAAAGGGGAGAAGTTTCAGATTCTCAACAGCGC TGAAGGGGATTGGTGGGAGGCTTGCTCTCTCACTACAGGTGGTACTGGCTACATTCCCAGTAACTACGTGGCTCCAGTCGACTCcatacagtctctctctgcatTCGGCAACCAACagtgttccccggcactgccgcatctaTATGCCAGGAATGTCATGCTGGATTGTGACACTTACATTGCAAGCTTACAAGCTATCTGCG GCATGACTCTGTTTGTGGCTCTGTACGATTATGAAGCTCGGACAGAGGATGACCTCAGCTTCAGGAAAGGGGAGAAGTTTCAGATTCTCAACAGCGC TGAAGGGGATTGGTGGGAGGCTCGCTCTCTCACTACAGGTGGTACTGGCTACATTCCCAGTAACTATGTGGCTTCAGTCGACTCCATACAGGCTGAGGA CTGGTACTTTGGTAAACTCGGCCGAACGGACGCGGAGAGACAGCTGCTCTCCAGTGGAAACCCGCGGGGTACCTTCCTTATCCGGGAAAGTGAAACCACCAAAG GGGCCTTCTCATTGTCCATACGAGATTGGGATGACATTAAAGGAGACCACGTGAAGCATTACATAATCCACAAGCTGGACAGTGGAGGGTATTACATCGCCACCAGAGTCCAGTTTGAGACACTGCAACAGCTCGTCCAGCATTACTCAG AGAGGGCCGCGGGGCTGTGCTGTCGCCTGGTGGCCCCCTGCCACAAGGGCATGCCTCGCCTGGCCGACCTGTCAGTCAAAACCAAAGACATGTGGGAGATCCCGCGGGAGTCGCTGCAGTTCATCGAGTACCTGGGGAGCGGCCAGTCTGGGGAGGTCTGGATGG GGACGTGGAACGGGATCACCACGGTGGCGGTGAAGATGCTGAAGCCGGGCACCATGTCGCCTGAATCCTTCTTAGAGGAGGCCCAGATCATGAAGAAGCTCCGGCACGACAAGCTGGTGCAGCTGTACGCCGTGGTGCCCAAGGAGCCAATCAACATCGTCACTGAGTACATGagcaaag GAAGTTTGCTGGATTTTCTAAAGAATGGTGAAGGACGGACACTGAAGCTACCCAACCTGGTTGACATCGCGGCACAG GTGGCCGCAGGCATGGCGTACATCGAGAGGATGAACTACATCCACAGGGACCTCCGATCTGCCAACATCCTGGTGGGCGACAGCCTTGTGTGCAAGATTGCTGACTTCGGCCTGGCCAGGCTGATCGAGGACAATGAGTACACAGCCCGACAAG GGCTGCTTTTAGGCGAAAAGATCCCCATCAAGTGGACCGCGCCTGAAGCTGCACTGTACGGAAAGTTCACCATCAAATCGGATGTGTGGTCGTTCGGGATCCTGCTGACAGAGCTGGTGACCAAGGGGAGGGAACCATATCCAG GGATGAATAaacaggaggtgctggagcaggTGGAGCGGGGATACAGGATGCCCTGCCCTCAAGACTGTCCCAGCTCTCTGCACGAGCTCATGCTAAAGTGCTGGAAGAAGGAACCTGAGGAACGGCCCACCTTTGAGTATCTGCAGGCCTTCCTGGAGGACTACCTCACCACAGAGCCACAGTACCAGCCTGGGGACAACCtctaa
- the LOC118233373 gene encoding tyrosine-protein kinase Fyn-like isoform X4 produces MLECDTYIASLQAISGVTLFVALYDYEARTEDDLSFRKGEKFQILNSTEGDWWEARSLTTGGTGYIPSNYVAPVDSIQSLSAFGNQQCSLALPHLYARNGMLDCDTYIASLQAICGVTLFVALYDYEARTEDDLSFRKGEKFQILNSAEGDWWEARSLTTGGTGYIPCNYVAPVDSILSLSAFGNQQCSPALPHLYARNFMLNCDTYIASLQAICGVTLFVALYDYEARTEDDLSFRKGEKFQILNSAEGDWWEACSLTTGGTGYIPSNYVAPVDSIQSLSAFGNQQCSPALPHLYARNVMLDCDTYIASLQAICGMTLFVALYDYEARTEDDLSFRKGEKFQILNSAEGDWWEARSLTTGGTGYIPSNYVASVDSIQAEDWYFGKLGRTDAERQLLSSGNPRGTFLIRESETTKGAFSLSIRDWDDIKGDHVKHYIIHKLDSGGYYIATRVQFETLQQLVQHYSERAAGLCCRLVAPCHKGMPRLADLSVKTKDMWEIPRESLQFIEYLGSGQSGEVWMGTWNGITTVAVKMLKPGTMSPESFLEEAQIMKKLRHDKLVQLYAVVPKEPINIVTEYMSKGSLLDFLKNGEGRTLKLPNLVDIAAQVAAGMAYIERMNYIHRDLRSANILVGDSLVCKIADFGLARLIEDNEYTARQGLLLGEKIPIKWTAPEAALYGKFTIKSDVWSFGILLTELVTKGREPYPGMNKQEVLEQVERGYRMPCPQDCPSSLHELMLKCWKKEPEERPTFEYLQAFLEDYLTTEPQYQPGDNL; encoded by the exons tctctctctgcatTCGGCAACCAACAGTGTTCCCTGGCACTGCCGCATCTATATGCCAGGAATGGCATGCTGGATTGTGACACTTACATTGCAAGCTTACAAGCTATCTGCG GCGTGACTCTGTTTGTGGCTCTGTACGATTATGAAGCTCGGACAGAGGATGACCTCAGCTTCAGGAAAGGGGAGAAGTTTCAGATTCTCAACAGCGC TGAAGGGGATTGGTGGGAGGCTCGCTCTCTCACTACAGGTGGTACTGGCTACATTCCCTGTAACTACGTGGCTCCAGTCGACTCcatactgtctctctctgcattcGGCAACCAACagtgttccccggcactgccgcatctaTATGCCAGGAATTTCATGCTGAATTGTGACACTTACATCGCAAGCTTACAAGCTATCTGCG GCGTGACTCTGTTTGTGGCTCTGTACGATTATGAAGCTCGGACAGAGGATGACCTCAGCTTCAGGAAAGGGGAGAAGTTTCAGATTCTCAACAGCGC TGAAGGGGATTGGTGGGAGGCTTGCTCTCTCACTACAGGTGGTACTGGCTACATTCCCAGTAACTACGTGGCTCCAGTCGACTCcatacagtctctctctgcatTCGGCAACCAACagtgttccccggcactgccgcatctaTATGCCAGGAATGTCATGCTGGATTGTGACACTTACATTGCAAGCTTACAAGCTATCTGCG GCATGACTCTGTTTGTGGCTCTGTACGATTATGAAGCTCGGACAGAGGATGACCTCAGCTTCAGGAAAGGGGAGAAGTTTCAGATTCTCAACAGCGC TGAAGGGGATTGGTGGGAGGCTCGCTCTCTCACTACAGGTGGTACTGGCTACATTCCCAGTAACTATGTGGCTTCAGTCGACTCCATACAGGCTGAGGA CTGGTACTTTGGTAAACTCGGCCGAACGGACGCGGAGAGACAGCTGCTCTCCAGTGGAAACCCGCGGGGTACCTTCCTTATCCGGGAAAGTGAAACCACCAAAG GGGCCTTCTCATTGTCCATACGAGATTGGGATGACATTAAAGGAGACCACGTGAAGCATTACATAATCCACAAGCTGGACAGTGGAGGGTATTACATCGCCACCAGAGTCCAGTTTGAGACACTGCAACAGCTCGTCCAGCATTACTCAG AGAGGGCCGCGGGGCTGTGCTGTCGCCTGGTGGCCCCCTGCCACAAGGGCATGCCTCGCCTGGCCGACCTGTCAGTCAAAACCAAAGACATGTGGGAGATCCCGCGGGAGTCGCTGCAGTTCATCGAGTACCTGGGGAGCGGCCAGTCTGGGGAGGTCTGGATGG GGACGTGGAACGGGATCACCACGGTGGCGGTGAAGATGCTGAAGCCGGGCACCATGTCGCCTGAATCCTTCTTAGAGGAGGCCCAGATCATGAAGAAGCTCCGGCACGACAAGCTGGTGCAGCTGTACGCCGTGGTGCCCAAGGAGCCAATCAACATCGTCACTGAGTACATGagcaaag GAAGTTTGCTGGATTTTCTAAAGAATGGTGAAGGACGGACACTGAAGCTACCCAACCTGGTTGACATCGCGGCACAG GTGGCCGCAGGCATGGCGTACATCGAGAGGATGAACTACATCCACAGGGACCTCCGATCTGCCAACATCCTGGTGGGCGACAGCCTTGTGTGCAAGATTGCTGACTTCGGCCTGGCCAGGCTGATCGAGGACAATGAGTACACAGCCCGACAAG GGCTGCTTTTAGGCGAAAAGATCCCCATCAAGTGGACCGCGCCTGAAGCTGCACTGTACGGAAAGTTCACCATCAAATCGGATGTGTGGTCGTTCGGGATCCTGCTGACAGAGCTGGTGACCAAGGGGAGGGAACCATATCCAG GGATGAATAaacaggaggtgctggagcaggTGGAGCGGGGATACAGGATGCCCTGCCCTCAAGACTGTCCCAGCTCTCTGCACGAGCTCATGCTAAAGTGCTGGAAGAAGGAACCTGAGGAACGGCCCACCTTTGAGTATCTGCAGGCCTTCCTGGAGGACTACCTCACCACAGAGCCACAGTACCAGCCTGGGGACAACCtctaa